A single genomic interval of Camelina sativa cultivar DH55 chromosome 11, Cs, whole genome shotgun sequence harbors:
- the LOC104725642 gene encoding leucine-rich repeat receptor-like protein kinase TDR isoform X1 — translation MESSKKYKLCSCFYLFLFFFLTSVAADPQTESLLSLKSHLTDNSNSLKDWFIITPGVSDKALACCSWSGVRCNQDSTSVVSLDLSSKNLAGDLPGNELLVFTDLLELNISDNSFSGEFPAEIFFNLTNLRSLDISRNNFSGRFPDGNGGGSSLKNLIFLDALSNSFSGPLPIHLSQLENLKVLNLAGSYFTGSIPSQYGSFKSLEFLHLGGNLLSGHIPQELGNLTTLTHMEIGYNSYQGVIPWQIGYMSELKYLDIAGANLSGFIPKHFSNLTKLESLFLFKNHLSKEIPWELGQITSLVNLDLSDNHLSGTIPESFAGFKNLRLLNLMYNEMSGTLPEVIAQLPSLDTLFIWNNYFSGSLPKSLGMNSKLRWVDVSTNSFQGEIPQGICSRGVLYKLMLFSNNFTGALPQSLSNCSTLVRIRLEDNSFSGVIPFSFSQLPDISYIDLSRNKLAGGIPLDISKATKLDYFNISNNPELGGKLPPQIWSAPRLQNFSASSCSISGPLPEFASCKSITVIELRNNDISGMLTPTVSTCGSLQKIDLAGNSITGGIPERFAKLPHLTVLDFSYNNLSGSIPSDKVFQSMGKHAYEGNANLCGIPLKSCSAYSSRKLVSVVVACLVSILLMLAATLALYYIRQRSQGQWKMVSFAGLPQFTADDVLRSFGSPEPTEAVPASVSKAVLPTGITVIVRKIELLDKKKSVVLNVLTQMGNARHVNLVRLLGFCYNNHLVYVLYDNNLHTETLAEKMRTKKKDWATKKRIINGVAKGLCFLHHECYPTIPHGDLRSTNILFDDDKMEPCLGEFGFKYMQHLNKGLVSSTANTADQMNVIREEQQKDIYNFGQLILEILTNGKLMNAGGMIQNKPKDVLLREVYTENEVSSSDFKQGEVKRVVEVALLCIRSNQSDRPCMENVLKFLSEADNRFK, via the exons ATGGAGTCTTCTAAGAAGTATAAACTCTGTTCTTGCTTTTAtctgttcctcttcttcttcttgacttcTGTTGCAGCTGACCCTCAAACAGAATCTCTTCTCTCCTTAAAATCCCACCTCACCGACAATTCCAACAGCTTAAAAGACTGGTTTATCATCACTCCCGGAGTTTCCGACAAAGCTCTCGCATGTTGTTCTTGGTCTGGTGTCCGATGTAACCAAGACTCGACCTCTGTTGTCTCCCTCGACCTCTCTTCCAAGAATCTCGCAGGGGATTTGCCAGGAAACGAGTTACTCGTCTTCACTGACCTCCTTGAACTCAACATCAGCGACAACTCGTTTTCCGGTGAGTTTCCGGCTGAGATCTTCTTCAACTTGACTAATCTCAGAAGCCTTGACATCAGCCGGAACAACTTCTCCGGACGTTTCCCCGACGGTAACGGTGGTGGCTCAAGTCTCAAGAATCTGATCTTTCTCGACGCCTTGAGCAATAGCTTCTCCGGTCCATTACCGATCCATCTCTCTCAGTTAGAGAATCTCAAGGTACTGAATCTTGCGGGGAGTTACTTCACTGGCTCGATCCCGAGTCAGTACGGTTCGTTCAAGAGTCTTGAGTTTCTTCACCTTGGTGGGAATTTGCTAAGTGGGCACATACCACAAGAGCTTGGGAATCTCACAACTCTGACTCACATGGAGATTGGGTATAACTCATACCAAGGAGTGATCCCTTGGCAAATAGGTTACATGAGTGAGCTCAAGTACCTCGACATCGCTGGAGCTAATCTCTCTGGCTTCATACCAAAACATTTCAGCAATCTCACAAAGCTTGAATCTTTGTTCCTCTTCAAGAACCATCTATCTAAGGAAATACCATGGGAGCTTGGACAAATCACTTCTCTTGTTAACTTAGACCTCTCAGACAACCACCTCTCTGGTACCATACCAGAGAGTTTTGCAGGTTTCAAGAATCTCAGGCTATTGAATCTTATGTACAATGAAATGAGTGGGACTCTCCCTGAAGTAATTGCTCAGCTACCTTCTTTGGATACTCTCTTCATATGGAACAATTACTTTTCTGGTTCACTTCCCAAAAGCTTGGGGATGAACTCAAAGCTTAGATGGGTCGACGTTTCAACCAACAGTTTCCAAGGTGAAATCCCACAAGGTATTTGCTCAAGAGGTGTTCTTTACAAGCTCATGCTTTTCTCCAATAACTTTACTGGAGCTCTACCTCAATCTCTCTCCAACTGTTCCACGCTAGTTCGTATCAGGCTTGAAGATAATTCATTCTCAGGTGTGATCCCTTTTAGCTTTAGCCAGCTTCCTGATATCTCATACATAGACCTCTCTAGAAACAAACTCGCAGGAGGCATTCCTTTAGATATATCCAAAGCAACAAAACTTGACTACTTCAATATCTCCAATAACCCTGAGCTAGGAGGCAAGCTTCCACCGCAGATTTGGTCTGCTCCTCGTCTTCAGAACTTCTCTGCATCATCCTGCAGTATCTCTGGTCCTCTCCCTGAGTTTGCATCATGCAAATCGATCACTGTTATTGAGTTGAGAAATAACGATATATCAGGGATGTTAACACCAACTGTTTCCACTTGTGGCTCTCTTCAGAAGATTGATTTAGCTGGAAACAGCATTACAGGTGGGATTCCTGAGAGATTTGCAAAGCTTCCACATTTGACAGTCTTGGATTTTTCATACAATAACTTGAGTGGTTCCATCCCATCAGACAAAGTGTTTCAATCAATGGGGAAACATGCATATGAAGGCAATGCAAACCTATGTGGGATTCCTTTGAAATCATGTTCAGCTTACAGCTCAAGGAAGCTTGTGTCTGTTGTGGTAGCTTGTCTAGTCTCTATTCTGCTAATGTTAGCTGCAACTTTGGCGTTGTACTATATTCGTCAAAGAAGTCAAGGTCAATGGAAGATGGTGTCTTTCGCGGGACTCCCTCAATTCACAGCAGATGATGTTTTGAGGAGCTTTGGTTCACCTGAACCTACTGAAGCAGTTCCAGCTTCAGTGAGCAAAGCAGTTCTGCCAACGGGAATAACAGTCATAGTGAGAAAAATCGAATTGctagacaagaagaagagtgttgTTTTGAACGTTTTAACGCAGATGGGGAATGCAAGACACGTAAACCTGGTCAGGTTGCTAGGGTTTTGTTACAACAATCATCTTGTGTATGTGTTGTATGATAATAACCTGCATACCGAGACTCTAGCTGAGAAAATGAGGACAAAGAAGAAAGACTGGGCAACTAAGAAGAGGATCATCAATGGAGTTGCAAAGGGACTTTGCTTCCTTCACCATGAATGCTACCCTACAATTCCTCATGGAGATTTGAGGTCGACTAATATATTATTCGATGATGATAAGATGGAGCCCTGCTTGGGTGAATTTGGGTTCAAATACATGCAACATTTGAACAAAGGCTTGGTGTCTTCAACTGCAAACACAG CAGATCAGATGAACGTAATAAGAGAGGAACAGCAAAAGGATATTTACAACTTTGGACAACTTATTTTGGAAATCTTAACAAATGGTAAGCTGATGAATGCCGGTGGAATGATACAGAACAAGCCAAAGGATGTTCTTCTACGAGAAGTATACACAGAAAACGAAGTGAGTTCTAGTGATTTTAAACAAGGAGAAGTTAAAAGAGTTGTTGAGGTCGCACTTCTCTGCATAAGAAGTAATCAGTCTGACCGTCCCTGCATGGAAAATGTACTCAAGTTCTTGTCTGAAGCAGATAATAGGTTTAAATAG
- the LOC104725642 gene encoding leucine-rich repeat receptor-like protein kinase TDR isoform X2 → MESSKKYKLCSCFYLFLFFFLTSVAADPQTESLLSLKSHLTDNSNSLKDWFIITPGVSDKALACCSWSGVRCNQDSTSVVSLDLSSKNLAGDLPGNELLVFTDLLELNISDNSFSGEFPAEIFFNLTNLRSLDISRNNFSGRFPDGNGGGSSLKNLIFLDALSNSFSGPLPIHLSQLENLKVLNLAGSYFTGSIPSQYGSFKSLEFLHLGGNLLSGHIPQELGNLTTLTHMEIGYNSYQGVIPWQIGYMSELKYLDIAGANLSGFIPKHFSNLTKLESLFLFKNHLSKEIPWELGQITSLVNLDLSDNHLSGTIPESFAGFKNLRLLNLMYNEMSGTLPEVIAQLPSLDTLFIWNNYFSGSLPKSLGMNSKLRWVDVSTNSFQGEIPQGICSRGVLYKLMLFSNNFTGALPQSLSNCSTLVRIRLEDNSFSGVIPFSFSQLPDISYIDLSRNKLAGGIPLDISKATKLDYFNISNNPELGGKLPPQIWSAPRLQNFSASSCSISGPLPEFASCKSITVIELRNNDISGMLTPTVSTCGSLQKIDLAGNSITGGIPERFAKLPHLTVLDFSYNNLSGSIPSDKVFQSMGKHAYEGNANLCGIPLKSCSAYSSRKLVSVVVACLVSILLMLAATLALYYIRQRSQGQWKMVSFAGLPQFTADDVLRSFGSPEPTEAVPASVSKAVLPTGITVIVRKIELLDKKKSVVLNVLTQMGNARHVNLVRLLGFCYNNHLVYVLYDNNLHTETLAEKMRTKKKDWATKKRIINGVAKGLCFLHHECYPTIPHGDLRSTNILFDDDKMEPCLGEFGFKYMQHLNKGLVSSTANTDQMNVIREEQQKDIYNFGQLILEILTNGKLMNAGGMIQNKPKDVLLREVYTENEVSSSDFKQGEVKRVVEVALLCIRSNQSDRPCMENVLKFLSEADNRFK, encoded by the exons ATGGAGTCTTCTAAGAAGTATAAACTCTGTTCTTGCTTTTAtctgttcctcttcttcttcttgacttcTGTTGCAGCTGACCCTCAAACAGAATCTCTTCTCTCCTTAAAATCCCACCTCACCGACAATTCCAACAGCTTAAAAGACTGGTTTATCATCACTCCCGGAGTTTCCGACAAAGCTCTCGCATGTTGTTCTTGGTCTGGTGTCCGATGTAACCAAGACTCGACCTCTGTTGTCTCCCTCGACCTCTCTTCCAAGAATCTCGCAGGGGATTTGCCAGGAAACGAGTTACTCGTCTTCACTGACCTCCTTGAACTCAACATCAGCGACAACTCGTTTTCCGGTGAGTTTCCGGCTGAGATCTTCTTCAACTTGACTAATCTCAGAAGCCTTGACATCAGCCGGAACAACTTCTCCGGACGTTTCCCCGACGGTAACGGTGGTGGCTCAAGTCTCAAGAATCTGATCTTTCTCGACGCCTTGAGCAATAGCTTCTCCGGTCCATTACCGATCCATCTCTCTCAGTTAGAGAATCTCAAGGTACTGAATCTTGCGGGGAGTTACTTCACTGGCTCGATCCCGAGTCAGTACGGTTCGTTCAAGAGTCTTGAGTTTCTTCACCTTGGTGGGAATTTGCTAAGTGGGCACATACCACAAGAGCTTGGGAATCTCACAACTCTGACTCACATGGAGATTGGGTATAACTCATACCAAGGAGTGATCCCTTGGCAAATAGGTTACATGAGTGAGCTCAAGTACCTCGACATCGCTGGAGCTAATCTCTCTGGCTTCATACCAAAACATTTCAGCAATCTCACAAAGCTTGAATCTTTGTTCCTCTTCAAGAACCATCTATCTAAGGAAATACCATGGGAGCTTGGACAAATCACTTCTCTTGTTAACTTAGACCTCTCAGACAACCACCTCTCTGGTACCATACCAGAGAGTTTTGCAGGTTTCAAGAATCTCAGGCTATTGAATCTTATGTACAATGAAATGAGTGGGACTCTCCCTGAAGTAATTGCTCAGCTACCTTCTTTGGATACTCTCTTCATATGGAACAATTACTTTTCTGGTTCACTTCCCAAAAGCTTGGGGATGAACTCAAAGCTTAGATGGGTCGACGTTTCAACCAACAGTTTCCAAGGTGAAATCCCACAAGGTATTTGCTCAAGAGGTGTTCTTTACAAGCTCATGCTTTTCTCCAATAACTTTACTGGAGCTCTACCTCAATCTCTCTCCAACTGTTCCACGCTAGTTCGTATCAGGCTTGAAGATAATTCATTCTCAGGTGTGATCCCTTTTAGCTTTAGCCAGCTTCCTGATATCTCATACATAGACCTCTCTAGAAACAAACTCGCAGGAGGCATTCCTTTAGATATATCCAAAGCAACAAAACTTGACTACTTCAATATCTCCAATAACCCTGAGCTAGGAGGCAAGCTTCCACCGCAGATTTGGTCTGCTCCTCGTCTTCAGAACTTCTCTGCATCATCCTGCAGTATCTCTGGTCCTCTCCCTGAGTTTGCATCATGCAAATCGATCACTGTTATTGAGTTGAGAAATAACGATATATCAGGGATGTTAACACCAACTGTTTCCACTTGTGGCTCTCTTCAGAAGATTGATTTAGCTGGAAACAGCATTACAGGTGGGATTCCTGAGAGATTTGCAAAGCTTCCACATTTGACAGTCTTGGATTTTTCATACAATAACTTGAGTGGTTCCATCCCATCAGACAAAGTGTTTCAATCAATGGGGAAACATGCATATGAAGGCAATGCAAACCTATGTGGGATTCCTTTGAAATCATGTTCAGCTTACAGCTCAAGGAAGCTTGTGTCTGTTGTGGTAGCTTGTCTAGTCTCTATTCTGCTAATGTTAGCTGCAACTTTGGCGTTGTACTATATTCGTCAAAGAAGTCAAGGTCAATGGAAGATGGTGTCTTTCGCGGGACTCCCTCAATTCACAGCAGATGATGTTTTGAGGAGCTTTGGTTCACCTGAACCTACTGAAGCAGTTCCAGCTTCAGTGAGCAAAGCAGTTCTGCCAACGGGAATAACAGTCATAGTGAGAAAAATCGAATTGctagacaagaagaagagtgttgTTTTGAACGTTTTAACGCAGATGGGGAATGCAAGACACGTAAACCTGGTCAGGTTGCTAGGGTTTTGTTACAACAATCATCTTGTGTATGTGTTGTATGATAATAACCTGCATACCGAGACTCTAGCTGAGAAAATGAGGACAAAGAAGAAAGACTGGGCAACTAAGAAGAGGATCATCAATGGAGTTGCAAAGGGACTTTGCTTCCTTCACCATGAATGCTACCCTACAATTCCTCATGGAGATTTGAGGTCGACTAATATATTATTCGATGATGATAAGATGGAGCCCTGCTTGGGTGAATTTGGGTTCAAATACATGCAACATTTGAACAAAGGCTTGGTGTCTTCAACTGCAAACACAG ATCAGATGAACGTAATAAGAGAGGAACAGCAAAAGGATATTTACAACTTTGGACAACTTATTTTGGAAATCTTAACAAATGGTAAGCTGATGAATGCCGGTGGAATGATACAGAACAAGCCAAAGGATGTTCTTCTACGAGAAGTATACACAGAAAACGAAGTGAGTTCTAGTGATTTTAAACAAGGAGAAGTTAAAAGAGTTGTTGAGGTCGCACTTCTCTGCATAAGAAGTAATCAGTCTGACCGTCCCTGCATGGAAAATGTACTCAAGTTCTTGTCTGAAGCAGATAATAGGTTTAAATAG
- the LOC104725643 gene encoding F-box protein At5g51370, with protein MSEFGEHLQNQNQNHIKPSKNVKPFNNPIVDVDPTLSLSDSLLLKILGKLPDSQQSNNDVSLVCKRWLSLQGRRLHTLKVLDFDFVLSGRLVSRFPKLTHVDLANAACMNPPVNSGILLCHKSITLHLPSDSSNWDFLDENLLQSDVIDRGLSVLGRGSCDLLKLVVINATELGLVSLAEDCSDLQELELHKCNDNLLHGIASCKNLRGLRLVGSVDGLYSSSVSDIGLTFLAQGCKSLVKLELSGCEGSFDGIKAIGQCCELLDELTIADHRMDDGWIAALSYFESLKTLRIFSCRKIDSSPGPEKLLRSCPAMESLQLKRCCLNDKDGMKALFKVCDGATEVSIQDCWGLSDDSFSLAKAFRRVRFLSLEGCSVLTSGGLESVILHWEELESMRVVSCKNIKDSEISPALSSLFSLLKELTWRPDTRSHLSSSLEGAGIGKRGSKFFKKSVLH; from the exons ATGTCTGAATTTGGTGAGcatctccaaaaccaaaaccaaaaccacatCAAACCCTCAAAAAATGTCAAGCCTTTCAATAATCCAATCGTCGACGTCGACCCAACTCTCTCTTTATCCGATTCTCTTCTCCTCAAGATCCTCGGGAAGCTTCCTGATTCACAACAGAGCAACAACGACGTCTCACTCGTCTGCAAACGCTGGCTGAGTCTCCAGGGTCGTCGTCTCCATACTCTAAAGGTTCTTGATTTCGATTTCGTCTTGTCCGGGAGGCTCGTCTCTAGGTTCCCAAAGCTCACGCATGTCGATTTAGCTAACGCCGCGTGTATGAATCCGCCGGTCAATTCGGGTATCTTGCTCTGTCACAAGTCGATTACTTTACATTTACCTTCAGATTCGTCGAATTGGGATTTTCTTGATGAGAATCTATTGCAAAGCGACGTAATTGATAGAGGGCTTAGCGTTTTAGGAAGAGGGAGTTGTGATTTGCTTAAACTTGTAGTGATTAACGCTACTGAATTGGGATTAGTGAGTTTAGCTGAGGACTGTTCTGATTTGCAAGAGTTAGAGTTGCACAAGTGTAATGATAATCTCTTGCATGGCATTGCTTCGTGTAAGAATCTTAGAGGTTTGAGATTGGTTGGAAGCGTAGACGGATTGTATAGTTCATCAGTGTCTGATATAGGTTTGACGTTTTTAGCACAAGGGTGTAAGAGTTTGGTGAAGCTAGAGCTTAGTGGTTGTGAAGGTAGCTTTGATGGGATTAAAGCAATTGGGCAATGTTGTGAATTGCTTGATGAGCTGACCATTGCTGACCATAGAATGGACGATGGTTGGATAGCTGCGCTTTCGTATTTTGAGAGTTTGAAGACACTTAGGATTTTTTCGTGTAGAAAGATAGATTCTAGTCCTGGACCGGAAAAGTTGTTGCGGTCTTGTCCAGCTATGGAGAGTTTGCAACTCAAGAGGTGTTGTTTGAATGACAAGGATGGGATGAAAGCGTTGTTTAAAGTGTGTGATGGAGCAACAGAGGTTAGTATTCAGGATTGTTGGGGATTGAGTGATGATTCTTTCAGTTTGGCTAAAGCTTTCAG GAGGGTTAGGTTTCTGTCTTTGGAAGGATGCTCAGTCTTAACTTCTGGCGGCTTAGAGTCAGTGATTTTACACTGGGAAGAGCTTGAGAGCATGAGAGTAGTGTCATGTAAGAACATAAAAGACAGCGAAATTTCACCCGCGCTCTCGTCTTTGTTCTCACTTCTCAAAGAACTAACGTGGAGACCAGACACAAGGTCTCATCTCTCATCGAGTCTTGAAGGTGCGGGGATTGGAAAGAGAGGCAGCAAATTCTTCAAGAAGAGTGTTCTGCATTGA